Proteins co-encoded in one Yamadazyma tenuis chromosome 1, complete sequence genomic window:
- a CDS encoding uncharacterized protein (COG:S; EggNog:ENOG503NXBE), with protein sequence MTDNIITQVSQDNNFDSIPQPYDETSAIDYNSKIHLNIRGISFTITRDELMNLPESILLCLFPNGVFLDSRGQVITNLTEEDIVYVGFDPQCFQYITDTFNDAHLELDRLSSISPQSTGMKYSNDALHVLNTKPAIIVLREDLDYYVVPPIPGLNEESMRFLKIEVSKHLLKSTFVFSGLGYDVHSPQSEASLGPAEKHLFEMLCSSGFDPTSLWGSRSMEPSKCLLLSLSLVRLKNHPDPTPPESPNLVPVTSNASTTSRSRSRIASLANSASRAASRSLSRKRNDHSNNNKLLLFWKKPARKCWWSHESVDIPITAPHLFPNYGEKSMTVKVHMRRVWTLELSVVGVQ encoded by the coding sequence ATGACTGATAATATAATCACACAAGTGTCTCAGGACAACAACTTTGATAGCATTCCACAACCTTACGATGAAACTCTGGCAATCGATTACAATTCCAAGATCCACTTGAATATACGTGGCATCAGTTTTACTATAACAAGAGATGAATTAATGAATTTACCCGAAAGTATATTATTGTGCTTATTTCCTAACGGAGTTTTTTTGGATTCCCGGGGCCAGGTGATAACAAACTTGACAGAGGAAGATATTGTCTATGTCGGTTTCGATCCACAGTGTTTCCAGTATATTACAGATACATTTAACGATGCCCACCTTGAGTTGGATAGGCTTTCGTCTATATCTCCGCAATCTACCGGTATGAAGTATCTGAATGATGCGTTGCACGTATTAAACACCAAGCCAGCTATCATAGTGTTGAGAGAAGACCTTGACTACTACGTGGTGCCTCCGATTCCAGGCTTGAATGAAGAATCCATGAGATTTCTCAAGATCGAAGTCAGTAAGCATTTATTGAAAAGCACGTTTGTTTTTTCGGGTTTGGGATACGATGTTCACCTGCCTCAGTCTGAAGCCAGTTTGGGCCCAGCAGAAAAGCACTTGTTCGAGATGTTGTGTTCTTCTGGATTCGACCCCACCAGTTTATGGGGAAGCAGATCAATGGAACCCTCCAAATGTTTGTTACTTTCATTACTGTTGGTGAGATTGAAAAACCACCCGGACCCAACTCCTCCCGAGTCTCCCAATCTTGTTCCAGTGACTTCAAATGCTTCTACGACTTCTCGATCCAGATCCAGAATAGCCAGTTTGGCTAATAGTGCCTCCAGAGCTGCTTCAAGATCGTTGTCGAGAAAGCGAAACGATCACAGTAACAATAACAAATTACTTCTTTTCTGGAAGAAGCCTGCCAGAAAATGCTGGTGGTCTCATGAATCTGTTGACATTCCTATCACCGCACCCCACTTATTCCCTAATTATGGTGAAAAAAGCATGACTGTTAAGGTCCACATGAGAAGAGTATGGACCCTTGAATTGTCGGTGGTAGGTGTGCAGTGA
- a CDS encoding uncharacterized protein (EggNog:ENOG503P30S; COG:S), with the protein MSGLQSNPLLSDPSIVQVSSNDQTSINIAAQNQTTSLEPSNVLSQLLDSAMSKAAKETSPEFELKTSSSSSSPKSVKSNRYEISATKSNSSQVYSIDELMSLIPLADATIADQLPPKEFWCLFHVNKKQHFQKEFGGKHNKRNNTFNNNNNNNKKEFENRKKKPDSSDFFGDDVDSVPEWNESTDIDNKMKFEMGDTVEDFERWKQSQRRKNDASDITAGKEPPKPEPQQLSNDVDNFFSFVKTTNTTDDKKNAQDSSSKSSRFSSFFTPPAPETAREEPKPQPPIDLGSSSRFFGGAPPASATASQSSINTPVNTDPSVPPGIQRRSLSGQNQYPGGPPQSNPSHSPEESKMRQMPGHQPLQGHPQIPQIPMAGPHGHVPPMGFPPGLHPGFPIPTGNPPKGQNDSFFMSLMSKNPNEGGNHNSQPENGSQPKNMAQNLPPWLQHNGGQRPQGPFPPHQQQNMPPPGLNQKSDQPQSEGGERGAGPNKMIPPFPFPGAQGMFPPGFMPPGVQLPPQFRNDPNMMRNMPPPSQQGPVPQFMQFPPGMMPPNGVNQGNQPGGRGNNGVLRDQQAPPNGK; encoded by the coding sequence ATGTCTGGTCTACAATCAAATCCCCTCCTTTCGGATCCATCTATCGTCCAAGTGTCCTCTAATGATCAAACATCTATAAATATTGCTGcccaaaatcaaacaacCTCCTTGGAACCTAGCAATGTATTGTCCCAGTTATTAGACTCTGCTATGTCCAAAGCAGCCAAGGAAACCAGTCCTGAGTTTGAATTAAAGACATcatccagttcttcaagccCCAAATCGGTGAAGTCAAATAGGTATGAGATAAGTGCtaccaagtccaactcttccCAAGTTTATTCTATCGACGAGCTTATGTCTCTTATCCCATTAGCAGATGCCACAATAGCAGACCAACTCCCCCCTAAAGAGTTCTGGTGTTTGTTCCACGTCAATAAAAAGCAGCACTTCCAGAAGGAATTTGGAGGCAAACACAATAAGAGAAATAAtactttcaacaacaacaacaacaacaataagaaagaatttgaaaacagaaagaagaagcccGACTCCAGTGACTTTTTCGGCGATGATGTGGACTCGGTACCTGAATGGAATGAAAGCACCGATATTGACAACAAGATGAAGTTTGAGATGGGTGACACCGTGGAAGATTTCGAAAGATGGAAGCAGTCTCAACGCCGCAAGAATGACGCTTCTGATATAACTGCTGGTAAAGAGCCACCCAAACCCGAACCCCAGCAGCTTTCTAATGATGTGgacaacttcttttcctttgTCAAGACCACAAATACCACTGATGATAAGAAGAATGCCCAAGACTCATCTTCTAAAAGCTCCAggttttcttccttcttcacTCCCCCAGCCCCTGAAACTGCAAGGGAAGAACCCAAACCACAACCTCCTATCGACCTAGGTTCCAGCTCCCGGTTTTTCGGAGGAGCACCTCCAGCTTCTGCTACTGCAAGTCAATCCTCCATTAATACCCCCGTCAACACAGATCCATCTGTGCCTCCAGGAATACAAAGACGAAGCCTCTCCGGTCAAAACCAGTACCCTGGAGGTCCTCCACAATCAAACCCTTCACATTCACCTGAAGAATCTAAAATGAGACAGATGCCAGGCCACCAGCCATTGCAAGGACATCCTCAAATTCCTCAAATTCCCATGGCTGGACCTCATGGCCATGTACCCCCCATGGGATTCCCCCCTGGATTACACCCGGGTTTTCCTATTCCAACCGGTAACCCTCCTAAAGGGCAGAACGACTCTTTTTTCATGTCTCTAATGAGCAAGAATCCAAATGAGGGTGGAAATCACAATTCACAGCCTGAAAATGGCTCCCAGCCCAAAAATATGGCTCAAAACTTACCACCATGGCTCCAACACAATGGTGGCCAGCGTCCACAAGGACCTTTCCCTCCTCATCAACAGCAAAATATGCCTCCTCCAGGTTTGAATCAAAAGTCTGACCAACCACAATctgaaggtggtgaaagAGGAGCTGGTCCTAACAAAATGATTCCCCCATTTCCATTTCCAGGTGCACAAGGAATGTTTCCACCGGGGTTCATGCCTCCAGGAGTCCAACTTCCTCCGCAATTCAGAAACGACCCCAACATGATGAGAAACATGCCACCTCCCTCACAACAAGGTCCTGTTCCTCAGTTTATGCAATTTCCTCCTGGAATGATGCCTCCTAATGGGGTAAACCAAGGTAATCAGCCCGGAGGTCGGGGTAATAATGGGGTATTACGGGATCAACAGGCCCCACCTAATGGAAAATAA
- the PPS1_1 gene encoding tyrosine/serine/threonine protein phosphatase pps1 (COG:V; EggNog:ENOG503NWVR), which produces MPKDKEASSVPLETPQVPRSSLTIDSDSLSTTTTRSMTPGSSSSVSSTSSGTKSDTKEPLNNIAMNLHPKPVNKSGSKLSMFIRNSKRSSSTSNDSLYERDRFRARLHNFNVTVEEPDQCEVCDTIGSKTARLNVRKHDQEEEEFTTSLLSPLDMNSAFYKTLDSVCYEKFPENMKIMSLKIGSVEPVFNWYFNKPLPNTRQMFPWLHGLHPKNFSQRRYFIKQEKKYSEESVDEELLCSKPYSRFLMTVNASIRDHEGPILKNNTLVNEVLCPIDISRDEVCELVKIMVLKVFPNEESIDTILEVFLRDIFELNYLPMFLDLDPLERGVSLRNYHIQVAKSAICSDFIIYCFDEKNLQTCHSLARLFWLAQRFEEANNSDIDGESRPVYNTFVLTDFDDIGLATKIQSVTLKNKFPSKNFDLNEMVKLSLKFLQNWDTEYIIKEKIETIKMSSASRLNGCLYSGNSWDYQNFLNFIYSGKKEYLANKKLVDIKNLYCNPLNSITTSNINSENLIETILPLPNLNYKMFINCFNEANFPDKPNLESLLSLFSKSEDSSCNDVGDYFCLTFPSSGSIGLGDITQDNIISILNTCKLLYLISCVKNLDSLIYCSDGYTESSLLILIYTIYSTNTSLNRAIITLHLKYGRPFYIFNTDVQILSKLEPILRKYSPVANDDVDWEDFEEIPSKEVNQLLLSPRTLMEDFRKGIIESSDLINDDEFSSSSSSSSSGDESFIPYETDWCKEVEGSLPSRILPYLYLGSLKHASCLPLLKELGIKKVISVGEPLSWLNGSKFQRDNDIIIDELNNGDIELYNIVPNDKTKAHSPVDQVMKVNNLQDDGIAQLESSLPVILDYIEEQYQISHGQTKILVHCRVGVSRSATVVIAEVMRRLKINLPKAYLYVRVRRLNIIIQPNLKFMYELFKWEELHKQEHDDCLREIDWFAMCREITSLNTPYLTN; this is translated from the coding sequence ATGCCCAAAGATAAAGAAGCATCTTCCGTTCCCTTGGAAACTCCTCAAGTCCCGCGATCCAGCTTGACAATCGACTCCGATAGCTTGTCCACAACAACCACTCGTTCCATGACTCCAggttcttcatcttcggtttcatcaacttcaagtgGTACTAAATCAGATACAAAAGAACCTCTCAATAACATTGCAATGAACTTACACCCGAAACCAGTGAATAAAAGTGGCAGCAAGTTATCGATGTTTATACGAAACAGTAAGAGGTCATCTTCCACTTCAAATGACTCATTGTATGAGCGCGATAGGTTTCGGGCAAGATTACACAATTTCAATGTGACTGTCGAGGAGCCTGATCAGTGTGAGGTGTGTGATACCATTGGCAGTAAAACTGCCCGATTGAACGTACGAAAACATGAccaggaagaagaggaattTACTACCAGTTTGTTGTCACCGTTGGATATGAATTCGGCCTTCTACAAAACCTTAGATCTGGTCTGCTACGAAAAATTTCCAGAGAACATGAAGATTATGTCCTTGAAAATTGGAAGTGTGGAGCCAGTATTTAACTGGTATTTCAACAAACCCCTTCCTAATACTCGTCAAATGTTCCCATGGCTTCACGGATTACATCCAAAGAATTTCTCCCAAAGGCGGTACTTCATTAAGCAGGAGAAGAAATACAGTGAAGAATCAGTCGATGAGGAACTTCTATGTTCCAAACCCTATTCTAGGTTCTTAATGACCGTCAATGCAAGCATACGAGACCATGAAGGTCCTATATTGAAAAACAACACTTTGGTCAACGAGGTGCTATGTCCAATAGACATATCAAGAGATGAAGTTTGCGAATTAGTTAAGATCATGGTATTGAAGGTATTTCCAAATGAGGAATCCATAGACACAATTTTAGAGGTATTCTTGAGAGATATATTTGAACTTAATTATTTACCGATGTTCTTAGATTTAGACCCTCTAGAACGAGGTGTGTCTCTAAGAAACTACCATATCCAAGTGGCTAAGCTGGCAATTTGCTCGGACTTCATCATTTATTGTTTTGATGAGAAGAATTTGCAAACATGTCATAGCTTGGCAAGGTTATTCTGGTTAGCTCAGAGATTCGAGGAAGCAAACAACCTGGACATAGATGGTGAACTGAGACCTGTTTACAACACTTTTGTATTAACagattttgatgatattgggCTTGCGACAAAGATCCAATCTGttactttgaagaacaagttcCCAAGCAAGAATTTTGACCTTAATGAAATGGTTaagttgagtttgaaatTTTTACAGAATTGGGATACCGAGTACATTATCAAGGAGAAGATAGAAACCATCAAGATGTCTTCTGCTTCAAGATTGAACGGGTGCTTGTATTCGGGTAACTCATGGGATTATCAAAACTTCTTAAACTTCATTTACTCAGGTAAAAAAGAGTACTTGGCAAACaagaaacttgttgacaTAAAAAACTTGTATTGTAACCCATTGAATTCGATAACCACATCTAATATCAATTCAGagaacttgattgaaacCATTTTGCCATTGCCAAATTTGAATTACAAAATGTTCATTAACTGTTTCAATGAGGCCAACTTCCCAGATAAACCTAATCTTGAAAGCTTGCTATCATTGTTCAGTAAGTcagaagattcttcttgtaaTGATGTCGGCGACTATTTCTGTTTGACATTTCCTTCGTCAGGTTCCATCGGTCTCGGGGATATTACGCAGGACAACATCATTTCCATCTTGAATACTTGTAAGTTGCTTTACTTGATAAGTTGTGTGAAAAATTTGGACTCCCTCATTTATTGTTCTGATGGATATACCGAACTGTCACTTCTCATTTTGATTTACACCATTTATTCCACAAATACTTCATTAAATCGTGCAATAATCACCTTGCATTTGAAATATGGTCGTCCATTTTACATTTTCAACACGGATGTTCAAATTTTACTGAAGTTAGAACCAATACTAAGGAAATATTCACCGGTCGCaaatgatgatgttgattgGGAggattttgaagagattcCCAGTAAAGAGGTGAACCAGTTATTGTTGAGTCCTAGAACATTAATGGAAGACTTTAGGAAGGGAATAATCGAGTCTTcagatttgatcaatgatgatgaattctcctcttcttcgtcaagTTCTTCGTCCGGGGATGAATCTTTTATTCCTTATGAGACTGATTGGTGTAAGGAAGTGGAAGGGtctcttccttcaagaattttACCATACCTTTATTTGGGCTCGTTGAAACATGCTAGTTGTCTTCCATTATTAAAAGAACTCGGAATCAAAAAAGTGATCTCGGTAGGTGAACCTTTGTCGTGGCTTAATGGATCTAAATTCCAAAGAGATAATGACATAATTATTGATGAGCTAAACAATGGTGACATCGAGTTGTACAACATTGTCCCCAATGATAAGACAAAGGCTCACTCACCAGTCGACCAGGTCATGAAGGTCAATaaccttcaagatgatggaATTGCTCAACTTGAGTCTTCATTGCCAGTGATTCTTGACTATATCGAAGAGCAATATCAAATATCTCATGGTCAGACCAAGATATTGGTGCACTGCCGTGTAGGGGTATCAAGGTCAGCTACAGTGGTAATTGCTGAAGTCATGAGAAGactcaaaatcaatttACCAAAGGCTTATCTTTATGTGAGAGTTAGAAGATTGAATATCATTATTCAACCAAATTTAAAGTTCATGTatgaattgttcaaatggGAAGAACTACATAAGCAAGAACACGATGATTGTCTCCGTGAAATCGATTGGTTTGCCATGTGTCGAGAAATTACCTCATTGAATACCCCGTACCTAACAAACTAA
- the RFC2 gene encoding Subunit of heteropentameric Replication factor C (RF-C) (EggNog:ENOG503NUEK; COG:L), which yields MVSEAERSTRNKAYEQEKIEHTPWVEKYRPKSLDDVASQDHTVKVLKRTLVSANLPHMLFYGPPGTGKTSTILALAKSLYGPILFKSRVLELNASDERGISIVRQKIKNFARLTISNPSPEDLEKYPCPPYKIIILDEADSMTNDAQSALRRTMETYSGVTRFCLVCNYITRIIDPLASRCSKFRFKPLNNSDALGRLQYIAGHEGIEAEEGTLEEVLKISNGDLRRAITYLQSATRLHSSLKLLEEDISIGTNKITVDSILEVGGVVSDEIIDKILSTIESKDSKEIIEETRNVVLQGYSAQQVIDQLHDKLIMDDSRSSIVKNHVSQLLFTTDKRLNSGTDEHIQLLNLFLKVSQII from the coding sequence ATGGTGTCTGAAGCAGAAAGATCCACCAGAAACAAGGCTTACGAGCAGGAGAAAATAGAGCATACGCCATGGGTAGAAAAGTATAGGCCTAAGAGCTTGGATGATGTGGCGTCTCAAGACCATACTGTtaaagtgttgaagagaacATTAGTGTCCGCCAACTTACCGCATATGTTATTCTACGGTCCACCAGGAACTGGTAAAACATCAACGATTTTGGCGTTGGCCAAGCTGCTTTACGGTCctattttgttcaagagtCGTGTTCTTGAGCTTAATGCTTCCGATGAAAGAGGAATTTCCATAGTCAGAcaaaagatcaagaactttgcCCGATTGACCATCTCCAATCCGTCTCctgaagatttggagaaaTACCCATGCCCACCGTATAAGATCAtcattttggatgaagctGATTCTATGACCAACGATGCGCAATCTGCCTTGAGAAGAACAATGGAAACCTATTCTGGGGTCACCAGATTCTGTTTGGTTTGTAATTATATCACTAGAATCATCGATCCATTGGCCTCCAGATGCTCAAAATTCAGATTCAAGCCATTAAATAACTCCGATGCTTTGGGTAGATTACAATACATTGCTGGTCATGAAGGCATTGAAGCAGAGGAAGGAACCTTGGAAGAAGTGTTGAAAATCAGCAACGGTGATTTGAGAAGAGCCATTACGTATTTGCAATCGGCCACCAGATTACATTCGTCGCTTAAGctccttgaagaagatattaGTATTGGCACCAATAAGATCACGGTAGACTCCATTTTAGaggttggtggtgttgttaGTGACGAAATAATTGACAAGATTTTGAGCACAATCGAATCAAAAGATAGTAAAGAGATTATCGAAGAAACTAGAAATGTGGTACTACAAGGGTACAGTGCccaacaagttattgacCAGTTGCATGATAAGTTGATCATGGACGattcaagaagctcaatTGTAAAGAATCACGTCTCTCAGCTACTTTTCACAACTGACAAGAGACTAAATAGCGGCACCGATGAACACATTCAACTATTGAATTTGTTCTTAAAGGTCTCCCAAATAATCTGA
- a CDS encoding polysaccharide lyase (CAZy:PL4; EggNog:ENOG503NYIR; COG:G) — MKFSSIFKIVSLTQLVLGASVKSKKTTYDNYLTPVKVGSLIKGDSPFIANVTNSNSSDLQVILGNDKFTLEMGARYGTKLLWTQNEGDEPVDLVGDAVGFYASNQGALNNMNYTSVAVVSHDDTKIDIALYGYEGENHLVLFKGLDGFYNYYVSHNLPVLGEFRTLFRLNPDVYQNGHTSIKDEALPSFPDDYKGTKVFDETWLLSSANGTNKYLTKYDWSSRLHEEEVYGVYGSYNNRTYGFWLISPGRDYYCGDQIKQELLIHRESSTGDVVLLNMLHGTHFEVEYDETFVDNKVWGPYLWYFNDGSVSDANRRWKKESFNWPYKWLNDKDYQARSSVSGRIVLENGSPAGNVNVFLGATNNYTMLQGAAYQYYGYTDEEGYFSIDNVRSGEKYYLQAFPSEWSAKSTDIGQISGNFTYKKQISLKKDTDLGTIKWKTPTDKLVWQIGTYDRTTKGFKYGAVKYQDFQTEQCPSDFDFYVGNTSDYEWCYAKSKAGTWNVHFDLDKIESDAALYVSIAGFTGNNSFVGGNSTRLGVVLNGCVLEDEYETNLYNDKSTYRSSSFAGNWFYSKLKVKKSCLVKGENLLEFTTSTYTANYGIMWDSIKLLWN; from the coding sequence ATGAAGTTTCTGTCTATATTCAAGATTGTCAGTTTGACTCAATTGGTTTTGGGAGCATCTGTGAAGCTGAAAAAAACCACTTATGATAACTACTTAACGCCTGTTAAGGTAGGAAGTTTGATCAAAGGTGATCTGCCATTTATAGCCAACGTCACAAACTCAAATTCAAGtgatcttcaagtaattCTTGGAAATGACAAGTTCACCTTGGAAATGGGTGCTCGGTATGGAACCAAGTTATTGTGGACTCAAAATGAAGGAGATGAGCCAGTCGATTTGGTCGGCGATGCAGTTGGTTTCTATGCGTCTAACCAAGGTGCTTTGAATAACATGAACTACACATCGGTGGCAGTGGTGTCCCATGATGATACCAAGATTGATATTGCCTTATACGGTTACGAAGGTGAGAACCACTTGGTACTTTTCAAAGGATTGGATGGATTCTACAACTACTATGTTTCTCACAACTTGCCTGTTTTGGGTGAGTTCCGTACTCTTTTCAGACTTAACCCTGATGTTTACCAAAATGGTCACACCTCTATTAAAGATGAAGCTTTGCCACTGTTCCCAGATGACTATAAAGGAACTAAGgtctttgatgaaactTGGTTACTCAGCTCCGCCAATGGCACCAATAAATATCTCACCAAGTATGACTGGTCAAGTCGTCTTCATGAAGAGGAGGTATATGGGGTTTATGGCTCTTACAATAATAGAACCTATGGATTCTGGCTCATTTCTCCTGGTAGAGACTACTACTGTGGAGACCAGATTAAACAGGAGTTACTCATTCACAGAGAGTCTTcaactggtgatgttgtttTGCTTAACATGTTACACGGTACCCACTTTGAAGTGGAATATGATGAAACTTTTGTAGACAACAAGGTTTGGGGTCCCTACTTATGGTACTTCAATGATGGCTCTGTGAGTGATGCTAATAGGCGATGGAAAAAAGAGCTGTTCAACTGGCCCTATAAGTGGTTAAATGACAAGGACTACCAAGCAAGATCTTCTGTTTCGGGGAGAATTGTGTTAGAAAACGGTTCTCCTGCTGGAAACGTCAACGTATTCTTAGGTGCTACCAACAATTATACTATGCTCCAGGGAGCTGCCTACCAGTACTATGGATACACCGATGAGGAAGGTTACTTCAGTATCGACAACGTTAGAAGTGGTGAAAAGTACTATCTTCAAGCATTCCCATCTGAATGGAGTGCTAAACTGACGGATATTGGACAAATATCCGGTAACTTCACTTACAAGAAACAAATACTGCTTAAGAAAGACACAGACTTGGGAACCATCAAATGGAAGACTCCTACTGATAAGCTCGTTTGGCAAATTGGAACCTACGACAGAACCACTAAAGGATTCAAATACGGGGCCGTTAAATATCAAGACTTCCAAACCGAGCAATGCCCTAGTGACTTTGACTTTTATGTGGGAAACACTTCCGACTACGAATGGTGTTATGCAAAGAGTAAAGCTGGAACTTGGAACGTTCATTTTGATTTGGATAAAATTGAATCTGATGCTGCGTTATATGTTTCCATTGCTGGTTTCACTGGTAACAATTCctttgttggtggaaactCTACCCGGTTGGGAGTTGTTCTTAATGGCtgtgttttggaagatgaatATGAGACCAACTTGTATAATGATAAGTCTACTTATCGATCTTCATCTTTTGCTGGTAACTGGTTCTATAGTAAGTTGAAGGTCAAAAAGAGCTGTCTTGTGAAAGGTGAAAATCTTTTGGAATTCACTACCTCCACCTACACCGCAAACTACGGTATTATGTGGGATTCGATTAAGTTGTTATGGAATTAA
- the MVP1 gene encoding Sorting nexin mvp1 (EggNog:ENOG503NWJE; COG:U), with product MSGSNIYGSEDPWANGWTNDETPDHGSTTTPFNSVYLTPSQILTNGDDSEEESDGTNDFKFDEAKIPASYKQLYTELKDQLVSGNDFERLILDKLVAHHNFSGYQRTRIVNTIFDQNLANFTHPSNFFQSLGMVALELDLAGTGDYVTLQFKIADLPDIPKDIMHFLVETDSSEAKTFIDPLTSQLAESGIDDDTAWGPGQLKEPLLAETVSPNQSTNTPIEEPAAFTELKKYINDYRDMFRPLYDGKQIIFIKEVPEKEGLIFKHINYAITHQINLGMNSPAGLKKVLRRYSDFVWLLEFLLKKYPFRVIPGLPPKKFNGASPDSQFLQRRRRGLYRFLNQIIKHPVLRKDPVVITFLSVPTDLVSWRKQAQIDYSLEFKGIKISPHFMNKIWPAIGEDFMKKWHKTEQSLPKIIEVWTKLVILIERYEKRQQQIAYDNNKFVEMLGRFQDLNNDLYPHLEEKDSAISANNHDDFSAIDNSLNTVSEFFTNSSQAIVDETFAINTSVLEKFKNFLDYLYSLVELFERHKRLSTNTISQLQNRIRDGEAKFNRLSDEDADIKGSDLAKMKQSIINDKQEMFQQLNKDWLIKERCLQEYLMFQETQYLLSEMWIDWSRGRTKFHGKLSSLYDTMDTVIQNDMPLSR from the exons ATGAGCGGTAGTAATATATACGGATCAGAGGATCCGTGGGCCAATGGGTGGACCAACGATGAGACTCCCGACCATGGAAGTACTACCACCCCCTTCAACAGTGTGTACTTGACACCGTCCCAGATTTTAACCAATGGTGACGACTCAGAGGAAGAAAGTGACGGGACAAAcgacttcaagtttgacgaAGCAAAGATCCCTGCGTCCTACAAGCAATTATACACCGAGCTAAAGGACCAGTTGGTTTCGGGAAATGACTTTGAACGGTTGATCTTAGATAAGTTGGTAGCCCACCACAACTTTTCTGGTTATCAGCGTACTCGTATTGTGAACAccatttttgatcaaaactTAGCCAACTTCACCCATCCACTGAACTTCTTTCAGAGCTTGGGAATGGTCGCGTTAGAATTGGACCTTGCAGGTACCGGGGACTATGTGACGTTGCAGTTCAAAATCGCCGATTTACCGGACATTCCAAAAGACATCATGCACTTTCTCGTGGAAACAGACTCCTCCGAAGCAAAGACGTTTATCGACCCATTGACCAGCCAGTTAGCAGAGTCTGGTATTGATGACGACACTGCGTGGGGACCTGGTCAATTGAAAGAGCCCCTATTGGCGGAGACTGTGTCCCCGAATCAATCAACAAACACTCCGATCGAAGAACCGGCTGCATTTACCGAGCTTAAGAAGTATATAAACGACTACAGAGACATGTTCAGACCTTTGTATGACGGGAAACAGATAATattcatcaaagaagtgCCTGAGAAAGAAGGGCTTattttcaaacacatcaatTATGCCATCACCCATCAGATTAATTTGGGAATGAATTCTCCTGCGGGCCTTAAAAAGGTTCTTAGAAGATACTCTGATTTTGTTTG GCTCTTGGAATTCTTACTTAAAAAATATCCTTTTAGAGTGATTCCCGGGTTACCCCCGAAAAAGTTTAATG GAGCCTCCCCTGATTCCCAATTTTTACAGAGACGGCGTAGAGGCTTATACCGGTTCTTGAATCAAATTATCAAACATCCTGTATTAAGAAAAGACCCTGTGGTAATTACATTTTTGAGTGTTCCTACAGATTTAGTTTCCTGGAGAAAGCAAGCTCAAATAGATTACAGTTTGGAATTCAAAGGCATCAAGATTCTGCCTCATTTTATGAATAAGATCTGGCCTGCTATAGGTGAGGATTTCATGAAGAAATGGCATAAGACCGAACAGTCTCTCCCAAAGATCATTGAAGTATGGACCAAACTAGTGATTTTGATAGAAAGATATGAGAAGAgacaacaacaaattgCATACGAtaacaacaagtttgtggagatgTTAGGAAGGTTCCAGGACCTAAATAACGACTTGTATCCCCATTTAGAAGAAAAGGATTCGGCCATTTCTGCCAATAACCATGATGATTTCAGTGCCATTGACAACTCATTGAATACAGTATCCGAATTCTTCACTAATTCTAGTCAGGCCATCGTTGATGAAACATTTGCGATCAACACTTCTGTTCttgagaagttcaagaacttccTTGACTACTTGTACTCGTTGGTTGAACTCTTCGAAAGACACAAACGACTCCTGACCAACACCATTTCTCAGTTGCAAAACAGAATCCGGGACGGCGAAGCTAAGTTCAACCGGCTAAGTGATGAGGATGCCGACATTAAAGGCAGCGATTTGGCCAAGATGAAACAAAGCATAATCAACGACAAACAAGAAATGTTCCAACAATTGAATAAAGACTGGCTTATAAAGGAACGGTGTTTACAAGAGTACTTGATGTTTCAGGAAACACAGTATCTCTTGTCAGAAATGTGGATTGACTGGAGCAGGGGTAGAACTAAGTTCCATGGGAAATTGTCGAGTTTGTATGACACCATGGATACAGTCATCCAGAATGACATGCCATTGAGTAGATAA